One Thermodesulfobacteriota bacterium genomic region harbors:
- a CDS encoding uracil-DNA glycosylase has translation MTDKEPFEKEWARLQGTILRCKKCKRLSSYVREVGIRRPPRYLNWSYWSKPLPGFGDPEARVLILGLAPSAHGGNRTGRMFTGDRSGEWLFEALHRFGFANQPYSDRRDDNLKIKGCYITATVRCAPPQNRPTDKEIEACRAYLLKEFHLLRHLQVIVPLGRVAFREAQRCLRILGFKFPSLEFGHGKVYSFSLGETGSRPPSFRQVTMVVTYHPSQQNTFTGKLSRAMFHQVFETVRAELDKGPDAFGSDSGDSIVSLPKGRSRTWPDRS, from the coding sequence ATGACGGACAAAGAGCCCTTCGAAAAAGAATGGGCGAGGCTTCAGGGCACCATCCTTCGGTGCAAGAAATGTAAACGGCTATCCTCCTACGTGAGGGAGGTAGGGATCCGCCGTCCCCCGAGATATCTGAACTGGTCCTATTGGTCGAAGCCCCTTCCTGGGTTTGGAGATCCTGAGGCAAGGGTCCTCATCCTTGGCCTTGCGCCCTCTGCCCATGGAGGAAATCGAACCGGACGCATGTTCACAGGGGATCGAAGCGGGGAGTGGCTCTTCGAAGCCCTCCACCGCTTCGGGTTTGCCAATCAGCCCTATTCGGATCGGAGGGATGACAATCTGAAGATCAAGGGCTGTTATATCACCGCCACGGTGCGGTGTGCACCTCCTCAAAATAGGCCCACCGATAAGGAGATCGAGGCCTGTCGCGCCTACCTTCTAAAAGAATTCCATCTCTTGAGACATCTCCAGGTCATCGTTCCTTTAGGAAGGGTGGCTTTTCGCGAGGCCCAGAGATGCCTACGAATATTAGGATTTAAATTCCCCTCCCTCGAGTTCGGCCATGGGAAGGTCTACTCCTTCTCCCTTGGGGAGACAGGGTCGAGACCTCCCTCTTTTCGACAGGTCACCATGGTGGTCACCTATCACCCGAGCCAACAAAATACCTTTACAGGGAAATTATCTCGGGCCATGTTCCATCAAGTGTTCGAGACCGTCCGCGCGGAGCTTGATAAAGGCCCGGATGCTTTCGGCTCCGACTCCGGGGATTCGATCGTCTCCCTCCCGAAGGGAAGGTCGAGAACCTGGCCCGATCGTTCCTAA
- the sucD gene encoding succinate--CoA ligase subunit alpha encodes MSILIDETTRVVVQGITGNEGLFHTRQMREYGTKIVAGVTPGKGGQRVDGIPVFNSVLEAVKETAPDASAIFVPPAFAADAILEAADAGIPLIVCLTEGIPTLDMVMVKKFLKERGAKLIGPNTPGIISPGKCKIGVMAGYIHRPGPIGIMSRSGTLTYEVVDQLTKKGIGQSTCVGIGGDQIIGLNFVNLLELFENDPTTEAMIIIGEIGGTAEEEASQFIRKNVKKPVVAFIAGLSAPPGRRMGHAGAIITGGKGTASEKMRALEEAGVKVVKNPAWIGEEISRLLK; translated from the coding sequence ATGAGCATTTTGATCGACGAGACGACCCGGGTAGTGGTCCAGGGCATTACGGGGAATGAAGGGCTCTTCCATACGAGACAGATGAGAGAGTATGGAACGAAGATCGTTGCCGGGGTGACCCCGGGGAAGGGAGGGCAGAGGGTCGACGGTATCCCTGTTTTCAATAGCGTTCTGGAAGCGGTCAAGGAGACAGCTCCGGATGCCTCGGCCATCTTCGTCCCCCCTGCCTTTGCAGCCGATGCCATCTTAGAGGCCGCGGATGCTGGAATCCCGCTGATCGTCTGCTTGACCGAGGGCATTCCGACATTGGATATGGTGATGGTCAAAAAGTTTTTAAAAGAACGAGGGGCCAAGCTGATCGGTCCGAACACCCCTGGGATTATCTCTCCAGGGAAATGTAAAATCGGGGTCATGGCAGGTTATATTCATCGGCCCGGGCCGATCGGGATCATGTCGAGAAGCGGAACGCTGACTTACGAAGTTGTGGATCAGTTGACGAAAAAGGGGATCGGCCAATCGACCTGTGTCGGCATCGGAGGAGATCAGATCATCGGTCTCAATTTTGTAAATCTCTTGGAGCTCTTTGAAAATGACCCCACCACCGAAGCCATGATCATCATCGGGGAGATTGGGGGGACGGCCGAGGAGGAGGCCTCCCAATTCATTCGGAAGAACGTAAAAAAACCTGTCGTAGCCTTCATTGCCGGCCTCAGCGCGCCCCCTGGAAGGAGGATGGGACATGCAGGGGCCATTATCACCGGGGGGAAGGGCACTGCCAGCGAAAAGATGAGGGCCCTGGAGGAGGCCGGGGTGAAGGTCGTTAAGAATCCCGCATGGATCGGAGAGGAGATCTCCCGGTTGCTAAAATGA
- the sucC gene encoding ADP-forming succinate--CoA ligase subunit beta: protein MRIHEYQAKEILKGYGIPVPKGGVAETPERAREIAQEIGSKKMVVKAQIHAGGRGKGGGVRVVNSPEEAEKAARAILGMNLVTDQTGPEGKVVRKVLVEEGIDLQEELYIGVVIDRGRELPVVMASRAGGMEIEKIAAESPERIVKEWIDPSFGWRPFHANKIGYGLGIEPSLVGKLRGVLGGLFRVFVEKDILLAEINPLGLTRGGDFIAVDAKINFDDNGLFRHKEILALRDLNEEAPLEIEASKYNLNYIKLNGNVGCMVNGAGLAMATMDIIKVYGAEPANFLDVGGGATTEMVKNGFKILMSDPDVKVVFINIFGGILRCDTLARGVTEAVREVDVKIPIVVRLEGTNVEEGRRILRESGLAFTVASDMEEGAKKVIEAIKGRS from the coding sequence ATGAGGATTCACGAATACCAGGCGAAAGAGATTCTCAAAGGTTATGGCATCCCGGTTCCGAAGGGAGGGGTGGCTGAGACACCTGAAAGGGCGCGAGAGATTGCACAGGAGATTGGATCGAAGAAGATGGTGGTCAAGGCCCAAATCCATGCAGGGGGCCGTGGGAAGGGAGGGGGCGTCCGGGTCGTGAACAGTCCAGAGGAGGCCGAAAAGGCCGCCCGGGCGATCCTTGGCATGAACCTTGTGACGGATCAAACAGGGCCGGAGGGGAAGGTCGTTCGGAAGGTTCTGGTCGAAGAGGGTATCGACCTCCAAGAAGAGCTTTATATAGGAGTTGTGATCGATCGCGGCAGGGAGTTACCCGTGGTGATGGCCAGCCGCGCAGGCGGCATGGAGATCGAAAAGATCGCTGCGGAGTCTCCGGAGAGGATCGTCAAAGAATGGATCGATCCTTCTTTCGGATGGAGACCGTTTCATGCCAATAAGATTGGATATGGACTGGGGATTGAACCTTCCCTGGTTGGGAAGTTGAGAGGCGTCCTGGGCGGGCTCTTCAGGGTTTTTGTTGAAAAGGACATCCTCCTTGCCGAAATCAATCCCTTGGGGCTAACAAGGGGGGGAGACTTCATCGCCGTGGATGCCAAGATCAATTTCGACGACAACGGACTCTTCAGGCACAAGGAGATATTGGCCCTTCGGGATTTAAACGAAGAAGCGCCCCTGGAGATCGAGGCCTCGAAATATAATCTGAACTACATCAAGCTCAATGGGAATGTCGGCTGCATGGTCAATGGTGCTGGGCTCGCCATGGCGACCATGGACATCATCAAGGTCTATGGGGCGGAACCTGCCAATTTTCTCGATGTGGGGGGAGGGGCAACGACAGAGATGGTCAAAAACGGGTTTAAGATTCTCATGTCAGACCCCGACGTGAAGGTAGTTTTCATCAATATTTTCGGGGGGATCCTGAGATGTGATACCCTGGCCAGAGGGGTCACGGAGGCCGTTCGGGAGGTGGATGTGAAGATCCCCATCGTAGTTCGATTGGAGGGAACGAATGTGGAGGAGGGGCGAAGGATCCTCAGGGAATCCGGCCTTGCCTTCACCGTGGCCTCCGATATGGAAGAGGGGGCCAAGAAGGTCATAGAGGCCATAAAGGGAAGATCATAA
- a CDS encoding redoxin domain-containing protein: protein MEGHQRNLYLYERFNARVAGVSRDDVITLKYFANSLDLTFPLLSNVTSFLGVSVGAQPDGKPIFSRRTIIVDKKGMIRYVRDGSPEFKDILLFLKKLNQEGQ, encoded by the coding sequence ATGGAGGGCCATCAGAGGAATCTCTACCTCTATGAGCGCTTCAACGCCCGGGTCGCGGGTGTCAGTCGGGATGATGTGATCACTTTAAAATATTTTGCCAACAGCCTCGATCTCACCTTCCCCCTCCTATCCAATGTGACCTCCTTTCTCGGAGTGAGCGTCGGCGCCCAACCCGATGGGAAACCCATTTTCAGCAGGCGGACCATCATCGTCGATAAGAAGGGGATGATTCGTTATGTAAGGGATGGGTCGCCAGAATTTAAGGACATCCTTCTCTTCCTCAAAAAACTGAACCAAGAGGGTCAATAA
- a CDS encoding transcriptional repressor → MKGKTNRLKATPQRMAILAFLEGNKEHPSAEMVYKAVSKKFPTISLATVYNTLSALTKHGQLGELHFDPYKKRFDPNPQPHPHAICIKCQRILDVKGEIPLDFPELETDRFEWIGAHIEFYGICSTCKGKKQI, encoded by the coding sequence ATGAAGGGAAAAACGAATCGACTAAAAGCCACCCCCCAACGGATGGCCATCCTGGCGTTTTTGGAAGGGAACAAAGAACATCCATCGGCCGAGATGGTTTATAAAGCCGTTTCAAAAAAATTTCCGACGATCTCCTTGGCGACCGTATATAATACGTTATCGGCCCTAACCAAACATGGCCAGCTGGGGGAACTCCATTTCGATCCCTATAAAAAGAGATTCGACCCGAATCCTCAACCACACCCTCATGCCATCTGCATCAAATGTCAGAGGATCCTCGACGTCAAAGGCGAGATCCCTCTCGACTTCCCGGAACTCGAAACAGATCGTTTTGAATGGATCGGCGCCCATATCGAGTTTTATGGGATCTGCTCAACATGCAAAGGGAAAAAACAAATCTGA
- a CDS encoding DUF948 domain-containing protein: MNTIFLGLIALALVAAALFFILIVVELKGTAKELRELIRTTERSVKPTLIELQETLRSVRDFTDNINEVAEDVRRFSASLREVGEHLRVIGDQVKEVSEVVSTVGRLTKAEVFGMRAGFTQGVRTLLGNLMKKRNAAEKTV, from the coding sequence ATGAATACGATCTTTTTGGGACTCATCGCCTTGGCTTTGGTCGCAGCAGCCCTTTTCTTTATCCTGATCGTCGTCGAGCTGAAAGGCACGGCCAAGGAATTGAGAGAATTGATTCGGACGACGGAGCGGTCGGTCAAGCCAACCCTGATCGAACTTCAGGAAACGTTGCGGAGCGTCCGGGATTTTACGGATAATATCAATGAGGTGGCGGAGGACGTGAGACGTTTCTCTGCTTCCTTGAGGGAGGTGGGTGAGCATCTGAGGGTCATCGGGGACCAAGTGAAAGAGGTAAGCGAGGTCGTGAGCACCGTCGGAAGATTGACGAAGGCGGAGGTCTTCGGAATGAGGGCGGGTTTCACCCAGGGGGTCCGCACCCTCTTGGGAAACCTAATGAAAAAGAGAAATGCCGCGGAAAAGACTGTCTAA
- the tpx gene encoding thiol peroxidase has translation MKERPGLVTLMGNPLTLLGNEINVGDQAPDFTVLNPDLAPVQFSSFKGKRCVLCSVPSIDTPVCDLETRKFNEEASRLGPDVAILTISMDLPFAQKRWCAAAGVDRVHLLSDHREASFGTAYGVLIKELRLLARSVFVVDPQGRVQYIQIVKEVTHEPDYDAVLRALKG, from the coding sequence ATGAAAGAACGACCCGGATTGGTGACCCTCATGGGTAACCCCCTAACGCTTTTGGGGAATGAGATCAACGTGGGAGATCAAGCTCCGGACTTCACGGTATTAAACCCTGATCTGGCCCCTGTCCAGTTCTCCTCTTTCAAGGGAAAGCGGTGTGTCCTCTGCTCGGTCCCGTCCATCGACACCCCGGTCTGCGATCTCGAAACGAGAAAATTTAACGAGGAGGCGAGCCGCCTGGGCCCGGATGTCGCGATCCTGACCATTAGCATGGACCTTCCCTTCGCCCAGAAAAGATGGTGTGCTGCGGCCGGGGTGGATCGAGTTCACCTTCTATCCGACCATCGAGAGGCTTCCTTCGGGACCGCCTATGGTGTCCTGATCAAAGAGCTGAGACTCCTGGCACGGAGCGTCTTCGTCGTCGATCCCCAAGGGAGGGTCCAATATATTCAGATTGTCAAGGAGGTCACGCACGAGCCCGATTACGATGCGGTCCTCAGGGCCCTGAAGGGTTAG
- the prfB gene encoding peptide chain release factor 2 (programmed frameshift), with protein MISELRERIKGLNDRLENLRGYLDIDKRKQRLDEISKMMLEPHFWEGGEATQKILKERTSLLESLSTWEEEKKGVEEMEILLQLIEEQQDDGEALALLERIRRSEEAIGQMEFKRMLGGEHDERNAIVSINAGAGGTEAQDWVEMLLRMYLRWAESKKYRTEIIDILAGEEAGLKNVTFTVTGRYAYGYLKAEVGIHRLVRISPFDAGARRHTSFASVFVIPEIPDDIVVEIDEKDLRIDTYRASGAGGQHVNKTDSAVRITHLPTGIVVQCQNERSQHKNKAMALKILKARLYEREMKEKAEKLEELHSNKKEIAWGSQIRSYILHPYKMVKDHRTDLVIHQVDRVLDGEIDDLIRAYLLSSA; from the exons ATGATTTCTGAATTGAGAGAACGAATTAAAGGATTGAATGATCGCTTGGAAAATCTCCGAGGGTACCTT GACATAGACAAAAGGAAACAGAGGCTCGATGAAATCAGCAAGATGATGTTAGAACCGCATTTTTGGGAAGGGGGTGAGGCTACACAAAAAATTTTAAAAGAGAGGACCTCCCTTCTCGAGTCCCTAAGTACCTGGGAGGAGGAGAAGAAAGGGGTCGAAGAGATGGAAATCCTCCTCCAGCTGATCGAGGAACAGCAGGATGACGGAGAGGCCCTGGCCCTGTTGGAGAGGATCCGGAGAAGTGAAGAGGCGATCGGCCAGATGGAATTCAAAAGGATGCTGGGGGGGGAGCACGACGAACGAAATGCTATTGTCAGCATCAATGCGGGGGCAGGGGGCACCGAGGCGCAGGACTGGGTGGAGATGCTCCTCAGGATGTATCTCAGGTGGGCGGAAAGCAAAAAATACCGCACAGAGATCATTGACATCCTCGCAGGTGAAGAGGCGGGGTTGAAAAACGTTACGTTTACCGTGACGGGGCGATATGCTTATGGTTATCTTAAGGCAGAGGTAGGAATCCATCGGTTAGTTCGGATCTCCCCTTTCGATGCAGGAGCCCGGCGACACACCTCTTTTGCTTCGGTCTTTGTGATTCCTGAGATTCCGGACGATATCGTGGTGGAAATAGACGAAAAGGACTTGAGGATAGATACCTATCGGGCCAGCGGAGCAGGTGGTCAGCATGTCAATAAGACCGATTCCGCCGTCCGGATCACCCACCTCCCGACCGGCATCGTCGTCCAGTGTCAGAATGAACGGTCTCAGCATAAGAATAAAGCCATGGCCTTGAAGATATTGAAGGCCCGCCTCTATGAAAGAGAGATGAAGGAGAAGGCCGAAAAATTAGAGGAACTTCACAGCAACAAAAAGGAGATCGCCTGGGGGAGCCAGATCCGTTCCTATATTTTGCACCCCTATAAGATGGTGAAGGATCACCGGACCGATTTAGTGATTCATCAAGTGGACCGGGTCCTCGACGGAGAGATCGACGACCTGATCCGGGCTTATTTGCTCAGCTCCGCTTAA
- a CDS encoding metallophosphatase family protein, whose translation MKIGVLSDTHLREPTKEFRRVVEQTFRDADRIFHLGDFVDWTIAEYLSNLKELVAVCGNMDPFPIQQAFPQKRVVEIGGFRIGLIHGGGAPFGIEKRIRKEFESVEAIVYGHTHTPANHNDGGVLFFNPGSPTRSFWHKATIGILHITDKIEGEIVSLP comes from the coding sequence TTGAAAATCGGGGTCCTTTCAGACACTCATTTGAGAGAGCCGACGAAAGAATTTAGAAGGGTCGTCGAACAGACTTTTAGAGACGCAGACAGGATTTTTCATCTCGGGGATTTCGTGGATTGGACCATCGCCGAATATCTTTCGAATTTGAAGGAGCTGGTCGCCGTTTGTGGCAATATGGATCCCTTCCCGATCCAACAGGCCTTCCCGCAAAAGAGGGTTGTGGAAATAGGAGGGTTTCGGATCGGTTTGATCCATGGCGGAGGGGCCCCTTTTGGGATCGAAAAGAGAATTCGGAAAGAATTTGAATCCGTAGAGGCCATCGTTTATGGCCACACCCATACCCCAGCCAATCACAACGACGGGGGGGTCCTTTTCTTCAACCCAGGCTCGCCCACCCGTTCCTTCTGGCATAAGGCGACCATAGGCATCCTCCATATCACCGACAAGATCGAGGGGGAAATTGTGTCCCTCCCTTGA
- a CDS encoding regulatory protein GemA, with product MSIGRKKKALIHLAKEELHLNEESYRRILKSVAGVDSATQLDREGFKKVMERFQAMGFRGLLPHPSHPIPKGRFIPKESPLGLDSITPSQKDFIDYLLEALNWDREHFKAFCNRIIKQPEPVTKRDGQKIIIGLLAILRKRSLDHKRRTS from the coding sequence GTGTCCATCGGCCGAAAGAAGAAAGCCCTGATCCATCTCGCAAAGGAAGAACTTCATCTTAACGAGGAGTCCTATCGCCGCATCCTGAAAAGCGTCGCCGGGGTGGACAGTGCGACCCAGCTTGACCGGGAGGGATTTAAAAAAGTGATGGAGCGTTTTCAAGCCATGGGGTTCAGAGGTCTCCTTCCTCATCCCTCCCATCCCATTCCCAAAGGCCGGTTCATCCCCAAAGAGAGCCCCTTGGGGTTGGATTCGATCACCCCGAGCCAAAAGGATTTCATCGACTATCTTCTCGAAGCCCTCAATTGGGATAGGGAGCACTTCAAGGCCTTCTGCAATCGGATCATCAAGCAACCCGAGCCCGTCACGAAAAGGGATGGGCAGAAGATCATCATCGGCCTTTTGGCGATCCTAAGGAAAAGGTCCCTTGATCATAAAAGGAGAACCTCATGA
- a CDS encoding DUF1178 family protein, producing MIAYDLVCSNGHLFECWFKDSASFEEQQAAGIINCPICDDTQVVRAFSPFMIKKGSGERKRGEEVFQQALQVLNEYLERHFEDVGPRFAEEALKIHHGEAEQRNIRGTATTEEEVILKEEGVQFFKVPVIKRLLN from the coding sequence ATGATCGCGTACGATCTGGTCTGTTCAAATGGCCATCTCTTTGAATGTTGGTTTAAGGATAGCGCCTCCTTTGAGGAGCAGCAAGCCGCAGGCATCATCAATTGCCCCATCTGCGATGACACGCAGGTGGTCAGGGCCTTCTCGCCCTTTATGATCAAAAAGGGCAGCGGCGAGAGAAAGAGAGGGGAGGAAGTGTTCCAACAGGCCCTGCAGGTCCTCAACGAGTATCTGGAAAGGCATTTCGAGGACGTGGGCCCCCGCTTTGCCGAAGAGGCGCTTAAAATTCATCATGGCGAGGCCGAGCAACGAAATATCCGTGGCACAGCGACCACGGAAGAAGAGGTAATCCTGAAAGAAGAAGGGGTCCAATTCTTCAAAGTTCCGGTCATCAAACGCCTCTTAAATTAG
- a CDS encoding DUF151 domain-containing protein — protein sequence MKAYGKIFLAILLAVSFGILALSREKTPPFVEMEVKAVRIDPVSQTPVVILSDKEGRKALPIWIGLPEANAIDKELKQISSQRPMTHDLLHSILKQTNVKVKEVKIIDLKEQTYYASLFLTLNKGLIEVDARPSDAIILALKAKAPIFVSKKILEQQGLDLPKPEGYAERHGIRVQELTPSLATHFNFKGKKGVLVSEVTPDSPSYPSGLLAGDIIVKIEQREVGTPQEFEEILDALKSGGTVRFLIFREEKFQEVKVSLKP from the coding sequence ATGAAAGCCTATGGGAAAATTTTTTTGGCGATTCTCCTCGCCGTCTCTTTTGGAATTCTGGCCTTGAGCCGCGAAAAAACACCGCCCTTTGTCGAGATGGAGGTGAAGGCCGTCCGGATCGACCCCGTGAGTCAGACCCCCGTGGTCATCCTCTCAGATAAAGAGGGGAGGAAGGCCCTACCGATCTGGATCGGCCTGCCCGAGGCCAACGCCATCGACAAAGAACTCAAACAGATCTCCTCCCAAAGGCCTATGACCCATGACCTCCTTCATTCGATCCTGAAACAGACCAATGTGAAGGTGAAGGAAGTCAAGATTATCGACCTCAAAGAACAGACCTATTATGCCTCGCTCTTCCTAACCCTCAATAAAGGACTCATAGAGGTCGACGCCCGGCCGAGCGACGCCATCATTCTCGCCCTGAAGGCGAAAGCCCCCATTTTCGTCTCCAAAAAGATACTGGAGCAACAGGGGCTGGATCTGCCTAAACCAGAAGGGTATGCAGAACGCCATGGGATCCGGGTCCAGGAGCTCACCCCCTCCCTCGCCACCCACTTTAACTTTAAAGGAAAGAAGGGGGTTTTGGTCTCGGAGGTGACGCCCGACAGCCCTTCCTATCCCTCCGGCCTTTTGGCAGGAGATATCATCGTCAAAATTGAACAGAGAGAGGTCGGCACACCCCAAGAATTTGAGGAAATCCTCGATGCCTTAAAATCAGGGGGAACGGTTCGATTCCTTATCTTCAGGGAGGAAAAATTCCAGGAGGTGAAGGTTTCCCTAAAACCGTAA
- a CDS encoding rubrerythrin family protein, translating to MSKTEQCLKEAFAGESQANRKYLAFAAKADQEGFPQAARLFRAAAEAETIHAHNHLRVLGGIKSTKENLQEAINGETHEFKKMYPEMIETSKAEGHKEAQRTFHYANEVEKIHAQLYQNMLDNLGKSQESYPYYVCSVCGYTSEKTAPATCPVCGAKGEMFKRID from the coding sequence ATGTCGAAGACCGAACAGTGTTTGAAAGAGGCCTTTGCAGGGGAATCTCAGGCAAACCGGAAATATCTGGCCTTTGCAGCAAAAGCCGACCAGGAGGGGTTTCCACAGGCGGCTCGACTTTTCAGGGCAGCCGCCGAAGCCGAAACGATCCACGCCCACAACCATCTCCGGGTTTTGGGGGGGATCAAAAGCACCAAGGAGAATCTTCAGGAGGCGATCAACGGGGAGACCCACGAGTTTAAAAAGATGTATCCCGAAATGATCGAAACCTCCAAAGCCGAGGGTCATAAAGAGGCCCAAAGAACCTTTCACTATGCCAACGAGGTGGAAAAAATCCATGCCCAGCTCTATCAAAACATGCTTGACAACTTAGGGAAATCCCAGGAGAGTTATCCCTATTATGTCTGCTCCGTCTGCGGATATACCTCGGAGAAAACAGCCCCGGCCACCTGCCCGGTTTGCGGGGCCAAAGGAGAGATGTTTAAGAGGATCGACTAA
- a CDS encoding YtxH domain-containing protein yields the protein MKHEEGGYGAGPLIFSFFLGGLIGAGVALLLAPKSGRETREKIKGLAVDAKSKAEEVIDQVKSKVTSVLEKGKEVIEEKKSMLSTAIEAGKEAYEKEKEKLAKSQ from the coding sequence ATGAAACACGAAGAAGGTGGATATGGGGCTGGGCCTTTGATCTTTTCGTTCTTTTTAGGTGGCCTGATCGGGGCGGGAGTGGCGTTATTGTTGGCTCCCAAATCGGGCAGGGAGACGAGAGAGAAGATAAAAGGATTGGCGGTCGATGCCAAAAGCAAGGCCGAGGAGGTCATTGATCAGGTTAAGAGCAAAGTGACCTCCGTTCTGGAGAAGGGAAAGGAGGTCATCGAAGAGAAGAAATCGATGCTGAGCACCGCTATCGAAGCAGGAAAAGAGGCCTACGAAAAAGAGAAAGAGAAACTGGCCAAAAGCCAATAG
- a CDS encoding AAA family ATPase has translation MLEQSKRQQILQDLKRLILSRVSIVYILSDEEDRVEGLLKEVSQAFQPKPKLYIWNPFTGLTGEEETIENTKPPLEALERVIQRTDQAFYLFEGLHSLMERDPLLVRKLKDVHRALRNRYTTLFIVAPVLILPEELRREMVVYELPMPDTTEVERVLNSVIIGNPQAVKLSESLTPELKERMVKAALGLSLDQVARAFRAALIGKTTLDDTVVEDILEEKGQLIRKSGILSLVTHRPTLDEVGGLENLKEWLKKRKNILSKESLSFGLQLPKGVLITGVSGCGKSLCAKVFASFWGIPLLHLDMARLYDGTVGEPEKSLQVALQTAESVAPSVLWIDEIEAGISIQSQKAGGGTQSRVFASFLTWMQEKKNFVFIAATANVIELLPPEVLRKGRFDQIFFVTLPNAQERKEILTIHLKKHGVDLSKMNLNMLVKVTEGFNGAEIEQAVNGAMIDAFNEGRPLTEQDVIISAGNIVPLSITMKEEIGRMERWAYNRAILASKS, from the coding sequence ATGCTGGAACAATCCAAAAGGCAGCAGATCCTACAGGATCTGAAAAGGTTGATCCTTTCCAGGGTCTCCATTGTCTACATCCTTTCCGACGAGGAGGATCGGGTCGAGGGGTTGCTCAAAGAGGTCTCCCAGGCCTTTCAGCCCAAGCCGAAACTTTACATCTGGAACCCCTTCACAGGTCTAACAGGTGAGGAAGAGACCATCGAAAATACAAAGCCCCCTTTGGAGGCGTTAGAGCGGGTGATCCAAAGGACCGACCAGGCCTTCTATCTCTTCGAGGGACTCCACTCGTTGATGGAACGCGACCCCCTTCTGGTCAGAAAACTGAAGGATGTCCATCGGGCCCTCCGGAATCGTTATACCACCCTTTTCATCGTCGCCCCGGTCCTCATCCTACCGGAGGAACTCCGTCGGGAGATGGTCGTCTATGAACTCCCGATGCCTGATACAACCGAAGTGGAGAGGGTCTTAAACAGCGTGATCATCGGAAATCCCCAGGCCGTGAAATTGAGCGAATCCCTCACCCCCGAGCTCAAAGAACGGATGGTGAAGGCCGCCCTCGGCCTCTCTTTGGATCAGGTGGCCCGTGCCTTCCGGGCCGCCCTCATCGGAAAGACAACGCTCGACGATACCGTGGTGGAGGACATCCTCGAAGAGAAGGGTCAATTGATCCGTAAATCTGGTATTTTAAGCTTGGTCACACACCGTCCTACCCTCGACGAGGTGGGAGGGCTGGAAAACCTGAAGGAGTGGCTCAAAAAGCGAAAGAACATCCTCAGTAAAGAGAGCCTGTCCTTTGGTTTACAGCTCCCCAAGGGGGTTCTGATCACCGGGGTCTCGGGATGTGGCAAAAGCCTCTGTGCCAAGGTCTTCGCCTCCTTCTGGGGGATCCCCCTTCTCCATCTCGACATGGCCAGGCTCTATGACGGGACGGTTGGAGAGCCAGAAAAATCCCTCCAGGTGGCCCTCCAGACGGCCGAGTCGGTTGCTCCATCGGTGCTCTGGATCGATGAGATTGAGGCCGGCATCAGCATCCAGAGCCAAAAGGCAGGGGGGGGAACCCAATCGAGGGTCTTCGCGTCCTTTCTCACCTGGATGCAGGAGAAAAAAAATTTCGTCTTCATTGCCGCCACAGCCAACGTGATCGAACTGCTTCCTCCAGAGGTCCTGAGGAAGGGCCGTTTCGACCAGATCTTCTTCGTAACCCTCCCCAATGCTCAGGAAAGAAAAGAGATCCTGACGATCCATCTGAAGAAGCACGGGGTGGATCTATCGAAGATGAACCTGAACATGCTGGTCAAGGTCACCGAGGGATTTAACGGGGCAGAGATCGAGCAAGCGGTCAACGGGGCCATGATCGATGCGTTTAACGAGGGAAGGCCGTTAACGGAGCAGGATGTGATCATTTCGGCAGGGAATATCGTTCCCCTTTCCATCACCATGAAAGAAGAGATCGGCAGAATGGAGCGTTGGGCCTATAATCGCGCCATCCTGGCCTCGAAATCCTAA